In Pyxidicoccus xibeiensis, the following proteins share a genomic window:
- a CDS encoding DNA alkylation repair protein, with product MDLQETMRELESLGSEQTRKTFLRHGAPEPLFGVKFGDLEKLRKRIKTNAGLAEALWDTGNSDARMLATMVADAAAMSWMQLDAWARALDWHSLVDVFINNVVVHSPHVRKALETWSEASGEMQRRAGWQLLAALAAKTAQLTDEELSPWLPRIEQGIHSAQNRVREAMNSALIAIGGRGGALQEAALEVARRVGKVEVDHGDTACETPDAAAYIEKVRAHREGAGGRAVTLAKNAVDSVRDMAAKAAAGAQSVASGAKSAVASAKNVMSGARDAMTTAQNAVSDVARQAAESARSVATRATKKAPANVMRSGAAKKASPASGARKAAAKKTPPRAAKKAPGKRAAPPVKKAATKKVAAKKAAPASKKAVPAAKKAAPAAKKTAAKKVTAKRTAPAAKKVTAKRAAPAAKRRARPRA from the coding sequence ATGGACCTCCAAGAGACGATGCGGGAGCTGGAGTCGTTGGGCTCGGAGCAGACCCGGAAGACGTTCCTGCGGCACGGAGCGCCGGAGCCCCTCTTCGGCGTGAAGTTCGGGGACCTGGAGAAGCTGCGCAAGCGCATCAAGACGAATGCCGGGCTCGCGGAGGCGCTCTGGGACACCGGCAACTCGGATGCGCGGATGCTGGCGACGATGGTGGCCGACGCGGCAGCCATGTCCTGGATGCAGCTGGACGCGTGGGCCCGGGCGCTCGACTGGCACTCGCTGGTGGACGTGTTCATCAACAACGTGGTCGTCCACTCGCCGCACGTCCGGAAGGCGCTCGAGACGTGGTCGGAGGCGTCCGGAGAGATGCAGCGCCGCGCGGGCTGGCAGCTCCTGGCCGCGCTGGCCGCGAAGACGGCGCAGCTGACCGACGAGGAGCTGTCACCCTGGCTGCCGCGCATCGAGCAGGGCATCCACTCCGCGCAGAACCGCGTGCGCGAGGCGATGAACTCCGCGCTCATTGCGATTGGGGGACGGGGCGGGGCGCTCCAGGAGGCGGCGCTCGAGGTGGCCCGGCGTGTCGGAAAGGTGGAGGTCGACCACGGGGACACCGCGTGCGAGACGCCCGACGCCGCCGCGTACATCGAGAAGGTCCGCGCCCATAGGGAGGGCGCGGGAGGCAGGGCGGTGACCCTGGCGAAGAACGCCGTGGACAGCGTGAGGGACATGGCCGCGAAGGCGGCGGCCGGAGCGCAGAGCGTGGCGTCCGGGGCGAAGAGCGCCGTGGCCAGCGCGAAGAACGTGATGTCGGGGGCCCGGGATGCGATGACCACCGCGCAGAACGCGGTGTCGGATGTCGCCAGGCAGGCCGCGGAGAGTGCGAGGAGCGTCGCCACGCGGGCCACGAAGAAGGCTCCGGCGAACGTGATGCGGAGTGGGGCGGCGAAGAAGGCGTCCCCGGCGTCCGGCGCCCGGAAGGCGGCCGCGAAGAAGACCCCGCCTCGCGCGGCGAAGAAGGCCCCCGGGAAGCGGGCGGCTCCTCCGGTGAAGAAGGCCGCGACGAAGAAGGTTGCCGCGAAGAAGGCGGCCCCCGCCTCGAAGAAGGCAGTCCCCGCTGCGAAGAAGGCGGCTCCCGCTGCGAAGAAGACTGCGGCGAAGAAGGTCACCGCCAAGCGGACGGCTCCGGCGGCGAAGAAGGTCACCGCCAAGCGGGCGGCTCCGGCGGCGAAGAGGCGCGCCCGGCCCCGGGCCTGA
- a CDS encoding NHL repeat-containing protein: MRLRPLESPRAPLLAAILVLLSCGGGMKHLDTPGGAVGGYQAVEDWPQLPDGYVLGEVTGVAVDSKDRVFIFHRADKQWGNDALISRPTVLVLDGETGRMVASWGENLFKVPHGLAIDADDNVWLTDVRLHRVFKFSPDGQLLLQLGEGL, translated from the coding sequence ATGCGCCTCCGCCCTCTCGAAAGCCCCCGTGCGCCGCTGTTGGCGGCCATCCTCGTGCTGCTGTCGTGTGGCGGAGGCATGAAGCACCTCGACACCCCGGGGGGCGCGGTCGGCGGCTACCAGGCCGTCGAGGACTGGCCCCAGCTCCCCGACGGGTACGTCCTGGGCGAGGTCACCGGCGTGGCCGTGGACTCGAAGGACCGCGTCTTCATCTTCCACCGCGCAGACAAGCAGTGGGGCAACGACGCGCTCATCTCCCGGCCGACGGTGCTGGTGCTCGACGGGGAGACGGGACGGATGGTGGCCAGCTGGGGAGAGAACCTGTTCAAGGTGCCCCATGGCCTCGCCATCGACGCGGACGACAACGTCTGGTTGACGGACGTGCGGCTCCACCGCGTCTTCAAGTTCTCGCCGGACGGCCAGCTCCTGCTCCAGCTCGGGGAGGGACTGTGA
- a CDS encoding peptidyl-alpha-hydroxyglycine alpha-amidating lyase family protein, whose translation MRPWLGGLLLAGAACASSPVAFDKPTDVAVAPSGDFYVSDGYGNTRVARFKADGTYVSEWGGSGTKPGELDIPHGIALGPDGRVYVADRGNARIQVFDADGAFLAEWKSPHLGRPWGIALGRDGFLYVIDGGDQNAEHPRARALKLDLEGNVVARWGEHGQGPGQFDWGHDIAVDSQGNVYVVDVRGRRVQKFRAP comes from the coding sequence TTGCGCCCGTGGCTCGGGGGACTGCTGCTGGCGGGGGCGGCTTGCGCCAGCTCGCCGGTGGCGTTCGACAAGCCCACGGACGTGGCCGTCGCGCCGAGCGGGGACTTCTACGTGTCGGACGGCTACGGCAACACGCGGGTGGCCCGCTTCAAGGCCGACGGCACGTACGTGTCGGAGTGGGGCGGCTCGGGGACGAAGCCCGGCGAGCTCGACATCCCGCACGGCATCGCCCTGGGCCCGGATGGCCGCGTCTACGTGGCGGACCGGGGCAACGCGCGCATCCAGGTCTTCGACGCGGACGGCGCCTTCCTCGCGGAGTGGAAGAGCCCCCACCTGGGCCGCCCGTGGGGCATTGCCCTGGGCCGGGATGGATTCCTGTATGTGATTGACGGAGGCGACCAGAACGCCGAGCACCCGCGTGCGCGGGCCCTGAAGCTGGACCTGGAGGGCAACGTCGTCGCCCGCTGGGGCGAGCATGGCCAGGGCCCCGGCCAGTTCGACTGGGGGCACGACATCGCCGTGGACAGCCAGGGGAACGTCTACGTCGTCGACGTGCGAGGCAGGCGCGTGCAGAAGTTCCGCGCCCCATGA
- a CDS encoding VWA domain-containing protein, producing the protein MSFSLPQAWVLLLPLGLFLWKYGRRPGPPMWLRAALLVLAVGALSGPELRLGTAGSDVVVVVDRSASMPRDVDRTAQELVTLLEAQRRPGDRVGVVTFGREARVEQSLSASGSFGGFTRPVDAEASDLSAALDAAGALIPEARMGRVLVLSDGRATGVDARGAARRLAARGLAVDWRHVARPEPPLDVAVVSLDVPASVAVREPFQFSAVVQASAAVTGTVRLERNGRVLVQGPFDFTPGANVLPLRDLVEEPGLVRYQLTVEVPGDGVAENDKGLAVLRVEGPPRVLLLTNQPRGTLAKALGATGMQLDVRAPFRLTLDALDGVGSVVLENVDANTLGEPGLNALAAYVEQAGGGLVMTGGRSSFGEGGYRRSPLEPLLPVSLEMREEQRRAAVALSVLMDCSCSMGVTVPDGRTKMELAAEGVVAALTLLNPKDEVSVHMVDTEAHEIFPLSPVEDGLPLDEVARGFSGGGGIYVGEALRVGKGEILRSEKATRHVLLFSDAADSEEPADYQRTLSELRAKDVTVSVIGLGSPKDVDAKLLQEVASRGGGRMYFAEDAMSLPRIFSQETLTVARATFVDEPASLEGAPDLPLLGRLPSEGLPQIGGYNLTYLKPQASVALRTLDTNAAPVLAMWPRGAGRTVAFTAEVDGPFTGELREWSSLRAALEAMVRWTLAGSTPVGEAMVRSERQGHLLRVTLDLPPGEPLPGALPTLVLLPGDGRTAPVERPMRWEDEDRLVAEYPLEGSGTWHPVVRLGSRVLRAPPVALPYAPEFEPGSAKEGLELLRAVAAVGGGVERLSMTGLFMEAPESQGRWALAPWLVALALAVLLAEVVVRRFLSGPRVRKAGATTVAVPRTTPGVARSAPAARAETRPAEGAATATQGAATPPEPAPKPREGGVDSALEAARARSRRRLDR; encoded by the coding sequence ATGAGCTTCTCCCTTCCCCAGGCGTGGGTGCTGCTGCTGCCGCTGGGCCTCTTCCTCTGGAAGTACGGCCGGCGGCCGGGCCCGCCCATGTGGCTGCGCGCCGCGCTGCTGGTGCTCGCGGTGGGCGCGCTGTCCGGGCCGGAGCTGCGGCTGGGGACCGCGGGCAGCGACGTGGTGGTAGTGGTGGACCGCTCCGCCTCCATGCCCCGGGACGTGGACCGCACCGCGCAGGAGCTCGTCACCCTGCTGGAGGCCCAGCGTCGTCCCGGGGACCGCGTGGGCGTCGTCACCTTCGGACGCGAGGCCCGCGTGGAGCAGTCGCTGTCCGCGTCCGGAAGCTTCGGTGGCTTCACGCGGCCGGTGGACGCGGAGGCGTCGGACCTGTCGGCCGCGCTGGACGCGGCGGGCGCCCTCATCCCCGAGGCGCGCATGGGCCGGGTGCTGGTGCTGTCCGACGGGCGGGCCACGGGCGTGGACGCACGCGGCGCGGCGCGGCGACTGGCGGCGCGGGGGCTCGCCGTGGACTGGCGCCACGTGGCCCGGCCCGAGCCTCCGCTGGACGTGGCCGTCGTCTCGCTCGACGTGCCCGCCTCCGTGGCAGTGCGCGAGCCCTTCCAGTTCTCCGCCGTGGTGCAGGCCTCCGCCGCCGTCACCGGCACGGTGCGCCTGGAGCGCAACGGGCGCGTGCTGGTGCAGGGGCCCTTCGACTTCACGCCCGGCGCCAACGTGCTGCCGCTGCGCGACCTGGTGGAGGAGCCGGGCCTCGTGCGCTACCAGCTCACGGTGGAGGTGCCCGGTGACGGCGTGGCGGAGAACGACAAGGGGCTCGCCGTGCTGCGCGTGGAGGGGCCGCCGCGCGTGCTGCTGCTGACGAACCAGCCCCGGGGCACGCTGGCCAAGGCGCTCGGGGCCACGGGGATGCAGCTGGACGTCCGCGCGCCCTTCCGCCTCACGCTGGATGCGCTGGATGGCGTGGGCTCGGTGGTGCTGGAGAACGTGGACGCCAACACCCTGGGCGAGCCGGGCCTCAACGCGCTGGCGGCATATGTGGAGCAGGCCGGCGGCGGGCTCGTGATGACGGGCGGGCGGAGCAGCTTCGGCGAGGGCGGCTACCGGCGCTCACCGCTGGAGCCGCTGCTGCCGGTGTCCCTGGAGATGCGCGAGGAGCAGCGCCGCGCGGCGGTGGCCCTCAGCGTGTTGATGGACTGCTCGTGCTCCATGGGCGTCACCGTGCCCGACGGGCGCACGAAGATGGAGCTGGCCGCCGAGGGCGTGGTCGCCGCCCTCACGCTGCTCAATCCGAAGGACGAGGTCTCCGTCCACATGGTGGACACGGAGGCCCACGAAATCTTCCCGCTCAGCCCGGTGGAGGACGGCCTGCCGCTGGATGAGGTGGCGCGCGGCTTCAGCGGCGGCGGTGGCATCTACGTGGGCGAGGCCCTGCGCGTGGGCAAGGGGGAGATTCTCCGCAGCGAGAAGGCCACCCGACACGTGCTGCTCTTCTCCGACGCGGCGGACTCCGAGGAGCCGGCCGACTACCAGCGCACGCTTTCGGAGCTGCGTGCGAAGGACGTGACGGTGTCCGTCATCGGCCTGGGCTCGCCGAAGGACGTGGACGCGAAGCTCCTGCAGGAGGTGGCCTCGCGCGGAGGCGGGCGCATGTACTTCGCCGAGGATGCGATGAGCCTGCCGCGCATCTTCAGCCAGGAGACGCTCACGGTGGCGCGCGCCACCTTCGTGGACGAGCCCGCCTCGCTGGAGGGCGCTCCGGACCTGCCGCTGCTGGGGCGCCTGCCGTCGGAGGGCCTGCCCCAGATTGGCGGCTACAACCTCACGTACCTCAAGCCCCAGGCGAGCGTGGCGCTGCGCACGCTGGACACGAACGCAGCGCCGGTGCTGGCGATGTGGCCTCGCGGCGCGGGGCGCACGGTGGCCTTCACCGCGGAGGTGGACGGGCCCTTCACGGGCGAGCTGCGAGAGTGGAGCTCTCTGCGCGCGGCGCTGGAGGCGATGGTGCGCTGGACGCTGGCGGGCTCGACGCCCGTGGGCGAGGCGATGGTGCGCTCCGAGCGCCAGGGCCACCTGCTGCGCGTGACGCTGGACCTGCCTCCGGGCGAGCCGCTGCCGGGGGCGCTGCCCACGCTGGTGCTGCTGCCGGGTGACGGGCGCACCGCGCCGGTGGAGCGGCCCATGCGCTGGGAGGACGAGGACCGGCTGGTGGCCGAGTACCCGCTGGAGGGCAGTGGCACGTGGCACCCCGTGGTGCGGCTGGGCTCGCGGGTGCTGAGGGCTCCGCCGGTGGCGCTGCCGTATGCGCCGGAGTTCGAGCCGGGCAGCGCGAAGGAAGGCCTGGAACTGCTGCGCGCGGTGGCCGCCGTGGGGGGAGGCGTGGAGCGCCTGTCCATGACGGGCCTCTTCATGGAGGCGCCCGAGTCCCAGGGCCGGTGGGCGCTGGCTCCTTGGCTGGTGGCCCTGGCCCTGGCCGTGCTGCTGGCGGAGGTGGTCGTGCGCCGCTTCCTCTCCGGGCCCCGGGTTCGCAAGGCGGGCGCGACGACGGTGGCTGTTCCGCGCACCACGCCCGGGGTGGCTCGGAGCGCCCCAGCGGCACGTGCTGAAACGCGGCCCGCCGAGGGTGCGGCGACGGCGACGCAGGGCGCGGCGACTCCTCCCGAGCCAGCGCCGAAGCCGCGCGAGGGTGGGGTGGACTCGGCGCTGGAGGCCGCGCGCGCCCGCTCACGCCGACGACTGGACCGGTGA
- a CDS encoding BatA domain-containing protein translates to MSFGFPWGLLALGALAPLVAAYFLRRRQKPVVVSALFLWRTPRPRAEAGPRWERFTRESSLLLEALAVIAAALFLADVRLGEAARTRHLVLVVDGSLSMSARGPDGVTVLEKARQEAAKRVEEVDATQVTVLASGLVPRVLAGPEAEPSRALAALESFQSQGADHDPVPTLTWAQELAGTGRRVVFLTDVAPETPATVPASVRWLALGTARNNVALVSAQRRDEGASATVTVRVARFGDGPREVDARVLALPGPGAKEGTERVERVLLPDEGTATVRLTFQGAGDVVVFLPYDALPEDGRVRLPPAPARPVAVGLAEGLGPAERQSLERFLAVAPEVQKGGAAVESLLIGPRGTEARVTVGAPGKPRTFVGPFFSEKSHPLLDDVQLAGVRWTAGDNPPGRPLVTAGEAVLVSEEEGGRVHLNVDLARSNVQRVAAWPVLLGNLVREARRTREGFPRRQLTLGEPLPVVTVPGARYTLVGPGGSRPVFGAGAVSLPPPAGPGRYALEREGEEVDAAEVLALDARESDLRGRGSVDVPARESGEEDERGSAPGRARWPLVLLLAALVADFYVTRRV, encoded by the coding sequence GTGAGCTTCGGCTTCCCGTGGGGACTGCTCGCCCTGGGTGCACTGGCGCCGCTGGTGGCGGCGTACTTCCTGCGGCGGCGACAGAAGCCGGTGGTGGTGAGCGCGCTGTTCCTGTGGCGCACGCCGCGCCCTCGCGCGGAAGCAGGGCCCCGGTGGGAGCGCTTCACTCGCGAGTCCTCGCTGCTGCTGGAGGCCCTGGCGGTGATTGCCGCGGCGCTGTTCCTGGCGGACGTGCGGCTGGGCGAGGCGGCGCGGACGCGGCACCTGGTGCTGGTGGTGGATGGCAGCCTCTCCATGTCCGCGCGCGGGCCGGACGGCGTGACGGTGCTGGAGAAGGCTCGTCAGGAGGCCGCGAAGCGCGTGGAGGAGGTGGACGCGACGCAGGTGACGGTGCTGGCCAGCGGCCTCGTCCCTCGCGTGCTGGCGGGGCCGGAGGCGGAGCCGTCGCGCGCGCTGGCGGCGCTGGAGTCCTTCCAGTCACAGGGCGCGGACCACGACCCCGTGCCGACGCTCACGTGGGCGCAGGAGCTGGCCGGCACCGGCCGGCGCGTGGTCTTCCTCACCGACGTGGCTCCCGAGACTCCCGCCACCGTGCCGGCCTCGGTGCGATGGCTGGCCCTGGGGACGGCGCGCAACAACGTGGCGCTCGTCTCCGCGCAGCGGCGGGACGAGGGGGCCTCAGCCACGGTGACGGTGCGCGTGGCACGGTTCGGCGACGGACCTCGGGAGGTGGACGCCCGCGTGCTCGCGCTGCCCGGTCCCGGTGCGAAGGAAGGCACCGAGCGCGTGGAGCGGGTGCTCCTTCCCGACGAGGGCACCGCCACGGTGCGCCTCACCTTCCAGGGGGCCGGAGACGTGGTGGTGTTCCTGCCGTACGATGCGCTGCCCGAGGATGGGCGCGTGCGCCTGCCGCCTGCTCCCGCGCGCCCCGTGGCCGTGGGGCTGGCGGAGGGACTGGGACCCGCCGAGCGTCAGTCGCTGGAACGCTTCCTCGCGGTCGCTCCCGAGGTCCAGAAGGGTGGGGCCGCAGTGGAGTCGCTGCTCATCGGCCCCCGGGGAACGGAGGCGCGTGTGACGGTGGGGGCGCCGGGGAAGCCGCGCACCTTCGTGGGGCCCTTCTTCTCGGAGAAGAGCCACCCGCTGCTGGACGACGTGCAGCTCGCGGGCGTGCGGTGGACGGCGGGAGACAACCCTCCCGGCCGGCCGCTGGTGACTGCGGGCGAGGCGGTGCTGGTGTCCGAGGAGGAGGGCGGACGCGTCCACCTCAACGTGGACCTGGCGCGCTCCAACGTGCAGCGCGTGGCGGCCTGGCCGGTGCTGCTGGGCAACCTGGTGCGCGAGGCCCGGCGCACGCGGGAGGGCTTTCCCCGGCGGCAGCTCACGCTCGGCGAGCCCCTGCCCGTGGTGACGGTGCCCGGTGCGCGCTACACGCTCGTGGGGCCGGGAGGAAGCCGCCCGGTGTTCGGCGCGGGCGCGGTGAGCCTGCCGCCACCCGCCGGTCCCGGGCGCTACGCGCTGGAGCGCGAGGGCGAGGAGGTGGACGCGGCGGAGGTGCTGGCGCTGGACGCTCGCGAGTCCGACCTGCGCGGACGCGGCAGTGTGGATGTGCCCGCGCGCGAGTCCGGTGAAGAGGACGAGCGTGGCAGCGCACCGGGGAGGGCGCGCTGGCCCCTGGTGCTGCTGCTGGCCGCGCTGGTCGCGGACTTCTACGTCACACGGCGGGTGTGA
- a CDS encoding DUF58 domain-containing protein, with product MDEAAVARLVPGLGLALPRVPHRGLVGEVRATSAGSSLELHDFRAYQPGDDLRQVDWNAVARTGELILRIRQDEVSPRVEVVLDGSRSMALSPRKAACARELALLTAEVAARQGLSPTLLVAASRPERAQGTACRAALNAAEFDARDDLSASLGRLPPLRPCGLRVVVSDFLFEADLLALCSRLSRGAAGLFLMQVLDAEDLDPSGGEGARLVDAESDTALEELLTEDVLAAYSRRFAEHQRGLRAAALRARGTLLTAPAPESLAALVAGPLRPLFIAGGGA from the coding sequence ATGGACGAGGCGGCCGTCGCGCGGCTGGTGCCAGGGCTGGGGCTGGCGCTGCCGCGCGTGCCCCACCGGGGCCTCGTCGGTGAGGTGCGCGCCACGTCCGCCGGCAGCTCGCTGGAGCTGCATGACTTCCGCGCGTACCAGCCGGGCGATGACCTGCGGCAGGTGGACTGGAACGCGGTGGCTCGCACGGGCGAGCTCATCCTCCGGATACGGCAGGACGAGGTGTCTCCGCGTGTGGAGGTGGTGCTGGACGGCTCGCGCTCCATGGCGCTGTCGCCGCGCAAGGCCGCGTGCGCGAGGGAGCTGGCGCTGCTCACCGCGGAGGTGGCCGCGCGGCAGGGGTTGTCGCCCACGCTGCTGGTGGCGGCTTCCCGGCCGGAGCGGGCCCAGGGGACGGCATGCCGTGCGGCGCTGAACGCGGCGGAGTTCGACGCGCGGGATGATTTGTCCGCCTCGCTGGGGCGGCTGCCTCCGCTGCGCCCATGCGGGCTGCGGGTGGTGGTGAGCGACTTCCTGTTCGAGGCGGACCTGCTGGCGCTGTGCTCGCGCCTGTCCCGGGGCGCGGCGGGGCTGTTCCTGATGCAGGTGCTGGACGCGGAGGACCTGGACCCGTCGGGCGGAGAGGGTGCGCGGCTGGTGGACGCGGAGAGCGACACGGCGCTGGAGGAGTTGCTGACGGAGGATGTGCTGGCCGCGTACTCGCGCCGCTTCGCCGAGCACCAGCGTGGGTTGAGGGCCGCGGCACTGCGAGCGCGGGGGACGCTGCTCACCGCTCCGGCGCCGGAGTCGCTGGCGGCGCTGGTGGCGGGGCCGCTGCGGCCACTGTTCATCGCGGGCGGTGGAGCGTGA